TAGTTGCTTTGGTTTGGGCTTTTTATTTGTTAGCTACTGGCTTACATAGTTCAGCTCGAACACAAGCACTTAATGTAGCTCAAAGTAAGGCTGATGTGACAAATGCAACTTTTTATTCGGAGTTTGACCGCCAACAGCGTTATTTTTCAGTGGGTGGTTATGATCAGCACCATCCCCAACAATTTAAATATGTTATTATCAATGGGCATAGTGGTAAAATTAATGTCTTAAAAGGTAAAGCAAATTTACCTTACCAAGCTCGGCAAATTGTGGAGGACAATCAACATCCGAAGAAAATTACCAAAGTTGCTCTAGGTTATCATCAGCAAAAACCGGTTTGGGAGATAACTTTTGTTAACAAGAATCAAACAGTTGGTTATTATTTAACTAATTTTAAAAATACCAAAATTGTCCAAGTTATTAATAATCTTTAAATTTAATTATAATGTTGGAGGAATAAGTAATGCAGCAAATTAATATTATTGATGCCCCAAAGCATGTTGATGAAGAAGTGAAGATTGGCGTTTGGCTCACTGACAAACGTTCTTCTGGGAAAATTGCTTTCTTACAATTACGTGATGGTACTGCCTATTTTCAAGGTGTTGTCGTCAAAAGCAATGTCAGTGAAGAAGTTTTTGAAATAGCTAAAAAATTACGCCAAGAAACAAGTTTTTATGTAACCGGCATTATCCATCAAGATAAACGGTCTCATTTCGGCTATGAAATTGAGGTTTCTAATTTAGAAGTTGTTGGTGAAAGTGAAGATTTTCCAATCACTCCTAAAGAGCATGGGATTGAATTTTTATTAGATAATCGGCATCTATGGTTACGTTCACGGCGTCCTTTTGCTATTATGAGAATTCGTGATGAATTAATTCGTGCTACTTACACTTTCTTTCATCAAGAAGGCTTCATAAAATTTGATGCTCCATTATTGACAGGTACTGCCCCAGAAGGAACGACTGAATTATTTGCCACTGACTACTTTGATACTGAAGCTTATTTGTCTCAAAGTGGTCAGCTATATGAAGAAGTGGGGGCAATGGCCTTTGATAAAGTGTACTCTTTTGGACCAACGTTCCGTGCAGAAAAATCTAAAACACGCCGTCATTTGACTGAATTTTGGATGATTGAACCTGAAATGGCATTTATGCATCAAGAAGAAAGTTTACAGATTCAAGAACGTTATATTGCTTTCTTAGTACAGTCTGTCTTGGATAATTGCCAATACGAATTAAAGCTTTTAGATCGTGATCCAGAAGTTTTGGCTCGTTATACTAAAACCCCATATCCACGGATTTCTTATGATGAAGCTATCAAGCTTTGTCAAGAGGGGGGAATTGATATTCAATGGGGTGATGATTTTGGTGCACCCGAAGAGACATATATTTCCGATCAATTTGAACAACCAGTTTTTGTTTTGAATTATCCTAAGGCTATTAAACCTTTCTATATGAAGTCTCATCCTACTAGAGATGATTTATATATTTGTGCTGATATGCTGGCTCCTGAAGGCTACGGTGAAATCATTGGTGGTTCTGAAAGAGAAGCAGATTATGATAAGTTAAAAGCTGAAATGGTTAAAAAGGGCTTAGATTTAGAAGCTTATGATTGGTACTTAGATTTACGTAAGTACGGTTCTGTACCACATGCTGGTTTTGGCTTAGGGTTAGAACGGGCCATTACTTGGATTTGTCATTTGGATCATTTACGTGAAGCTATTCCGTTCCCAAGAATGATTAATCGATTACGCCCTTAATTAGAAAAATTATTACAGGAGGATGGGACAACATTTTGTTCCATCCTCTTTCATTAAAGTATGTATAGTATTAAGTTATCTTTTTAAGAAAGTGGTGTAATAATGGTTAATTGGAAAAGTGTCGTCAATGCCGGTAGTACTAGTATTAATAACTTATTAATCCAACATTTTCAAGATTTAAAATTAACGAGTGAAGAATTTGTCTTATTTGTCAATTTAAAGATGTTTCAAGAATTGGGTGTCAAATTTCCTTCAACTGCTCAATTGACTCACAATACTGGTTTTTCGGCTGCTCAAATTTATCAATTAACACAAAGTTTAATTGATAAAAAATTAATCAAAATTCAATCCCAAACTAGTGAAAATCATAAATTTCAAGATTACTACGACTTATCACCGGTTTATGAAGCTTTGCAAAATTTGCAGGAATCTTCAAAACCTGCCCAAAAAGATGATGCCGCGCAGACTATTTTTCAAAAAATTGAAGTGGAATTTGGTCGACCATTGTCACCCATTGAACGACAAACGATTCAAGAATGGTTAACCCAAGACAATTACAGCCCTGAAATTATTAATTTAGCTTTAAAAGAGGCAGTTTTAAATCAAGTTTATTCTTTAAAATATATAGATCGTATTTTGATTAATTGGGAAAAACAACACATCACCACCGCAGCTCAACTCCAAAATAATAAGTCACATTATGGAGGTAATTAAAATTGTTATCTGCCCCTCAAATTAATCAAGCCTTTCAAATTATTTTAAAAGAATTTCCCAACGCGGGTCCTAGTTTACAAGCTCAAAGTAATTTTCAATATTTAATTGCAGTCTTACTAAGTGCGCAAACAACAGATAAGTCAGTTAATCAGGTGACTCCAAAATTATTCCAGCAATTTCCTACTCCACAAGCAATGGCAACAGCTACAATATCTGAAATCGAGCCATTAATTAAATCTATTGGTTTGTATCATAATAAAGCACGTTATTTAGTTGCCTGTGCTCAAAATTTATGTCGCCATTTTAATGGCGAAGTACCCTCAGTTAAATCGCAATTGGTTACCTTGCCGGGGGTCGGAACTAAAACTGCCAATGTTGTCTTAGCAGATTGCTTCGGTATTCCTGCATTTGCTGTTGATACTCATGTTAGTGCAATTTCTAAGAGGCTCCATTTTGTATCTTCTACAGCAACAGTCAATCAAATCGAGCGTCGTATTACTAGTGCTTTGCCAGATAATCTGTGGATTAGGGGACATCATGCTTTAATTGAATTGGGAAGAAAATATAACTTTCATAATGAAAAACAAATCCAAGATTTGCTTATTGTGCAAATCTGTGATCAATGGGAATTGAGTAATCAAAAATAACAAATAATCTGGGAAAAAGATCAGCATTAATAGATTCAAACCTTTGGAAAATCCAAAATTTTGAATCTATTTTTTATGCATTTACCATTGAGTGTAAGTTGTTTATCATAGTTAGCCCAAAACTTGGTTAATTGAGATAAAGTCATTATCATTAACAGGATTCCTAATTTAATTGAAATTGTCTCTTTGCTTCACCACCATATCCGGTATCTGCCACAATGTATTTGAATAAGTTTAGCCGGAGCATTTTTTATTTTATAGTATCGTGATGTACTAAAATTACAAAGACAAATATCTCTTTCAACAACGAAGCACATCTTTTCGAGATAAGTTGCCAAAAATAAATTATATCATTCTAAGAATGAAAATTAGTGAATATTAAAAGGACATAGCACTAACAGCACCAACTACAACAGTTTTTTAATATTAAACGTAAATAAAATTAAAAAATATATTGACTTTTAATTTTATTTTTAGATATAATCCCAACATAGAAAATTTATAAAAACCTGGAGGTGTCACCAATGAAACAAACTATTAAAAGAGCAAGTGTAATTACCCTTTTAGCTATTTCACTCGGCGCAACAACAACTCCATCACGCTGGGGCAGCTACATTGAATAACCAATCAACAACAATTTAATAAAGAGAATTAAAAAAATAAATTTTAGATTATGGTAAGCAACAAGATTCAAAAGCATACGCCAAAATTCCTCAATCTATCATAAATAAACAGCGGCGGAAATTATGTTAGGGGCAACAGGAATGGATTTACACTTTATTTAAATTCAGAAAAGTGGGGATACCAATAATGAAAAAAAAACAAGTAGAAAGAATAATACCAGTAATAGTTTTACTTTTAATTTATATGCCATCTTATTATTTCATTGTTCCATTATTCAAAAATCAAAAATTAGGAAACATATTAATGTCATTAATATGTATAGCAATAATTTGCATTACAACATCAAAAATAGAAAAAAAATAAAAAGTATAGAAAAATGGAATGCCTCATAATTGTTAGACAAAGACTAGCGATTGTGAGGTATTTATTATGACTTAATATCTCTGAAAAATTCAAAGTCAAAGTTGTTCAAGAATATACTCAGTTGTACAGCACTCAACGTATTCTTCAAAACTCCAAGGCTAAACGCCTAGCGAATATCGAAGACAAGCATTTTTTTAGTGTACCTTAAAATTTCTAAAAGATTAGTTCAAAGAAGAAAACAAAAAGCAAAAACCAAAATTAGTTTAAAATGGTTTTTGCTTTTTTAAGATTTTGCTTATGCAGTTTAAGAAATTCTAGAGTGTCTAACGTTTTGTTTTATTGAGTAGGGGGTTGACCATTATTGGCCGGGGGCGCGACTGGAGGAGTATTAGAAGCAGGCGGAGTTGTGGAATTGGAATTATTATCAGTATTATTATTAGGATTAGTAGCACTATTGCCATTGGTAGGTGGGGTAGTGGTGTCAGGAGAACTGTTAGTTGAATTATTGTTATTAGAATTGGAATTATTATCCCAATCACTATTACTGCGATTATCATCATCAGTACCAAATTCAGCGCTATTATTAGAATGTGCGCGTCGACCACGATTAGGTACGACTTCATTTGCACTATTGTCGTTGTTGTTATTAATAGTCGAATGAGCTGGAATATTATTAGGACGATGATGACGAATATATAAGATGTTGGTTCCAGCCACCCGAACTACACTGTACGGTTTATTCCAATTTTGGTTATTGGAATGTGCTGCTAAATAACGCATCAAATGCTGATATATTTGTGCCGCAATTTTTTGTTGAGTAGCGTCTAGTCCATGGATATTAGGTTGATCATAGCCAGTCCATACGCCAATAGCATAATTTTTGGTGTATCCAGTAAATAAAGTATCTTTAGACATATTTGCTAATGAAGGATTACGGGCAATTTCTTCATTGCTATAGTTACTCGAGCCGGTTTTACCTGCTTGATAAAGGCCACTAATATAAGCTTGTGAGCCCATTCCTGTAGGTTTCACAACATCTTTTAAAATGTCAGTAATTAAATAAGCAGTAGCTTCGCTCATTACCTTTTTACCAGTAGGATCATAGTGGTGGTTAAAACCATCAATAGTTTGAATTTTGGAAACATAGCTAGGTTTATAATAAGTGCCACCATTAGCAAAAGCTGAGTATGCACTAGCTAATTGTAAAGAAGAAACCTCACTGCCGATTCCCGCAGATAATCCTTCATTTTGAGGCACATTAATTCCCATATTACGGGCAAATTTACGTGCTCGATCAAATCCTACCGTTCCTAATGTGCGAATTGCCGGAACATTACGAGATTCAGCTAAAGCTGTACGCATGGTAATATTACCCATATAAGAATAATCCCAATTATTTAAACTGATATTGGTGCCAGGATAGGTGTAAGGAGTATCTCGAACAATTTGATTAGTAGGCCAATGTAAATATTCAATTGCAGGTGCATAATCCAAAATAGGCTTCATTGTGGAACCGTTGCTGCGAGAAGTTTGAACTGCTCGATTTAATCCTAACTGCACATCACCTAATTTGCGCCCGCCAATCATTGCAATTACGGCGCCATTATTAGGATCAACGACGCTAACGCCTGTTTGAAATAAATTATTAGGAAAAGCAATTTCATCGCTATTAACTATTTCATATAAACGTTTTTGCACTTTGGTATCCATATTAACAGTAATTTTTAAGTTATCGCGATAAGGATCGAAACCTTTCGCTTTAACTTCATGAATCACTTCTTTTATATAGGGATCTACAATTAATTTATTTTCTCCAACTCCCGTGTTCGGGCGATAGGCTTTCAAACCTGAAGTAATTGGGGTATTTTTAGCATTCTGAGCTTGTTCTAAAGTGATTTTATGATTGTTGTACATAGCTTTTAATACTAAATCACGTCTGGTTTTAGCTGCATCAGGATTTTTATAT
The nucleotide sequence above comes from Bombilactobacillus bombi. Encoded proteins:
- the asnS gene encoding asparagine--tRNA ligase, with amino-acid sequence MQQINIIDAPKHVDEEVKIGVWLTDKRSSGKIAFLQLRDGTAYFQGVVVKSNVSEEVFEIAKKLRQETSFYVTGIIHQDKRSHFGYEIEVSNLEVVGESEDFPITPKEHGIEFLLDNRHLWLRSRRPFAIMRIRDELIRATYTFFHQEGFIKFDAPLLTGTAPEGTTELFATDYFDTEAYLSQSGQLYEEVGAMAFDKVYSFGPTFRAEKSKTRRHLTEFWMIEPEMAFMHQEESLQIQERYIAFLVQSVLDNCQYELKLLDRDPEVLARYTKTPYPRISYDEAIKLCQEGGIDIQWGDDFGAPEETYISDQFEQPVFVLNYPKAIKPFYMKSHPTRDDLYICADMLAPEGYGEIIGGSEREADYDKLKAEMVKKGLDLEAYDWYLDLRKYGSVPHAGFGLGLERAITWICHLDHLREAIPFPRMINRLRP
- a CDS encoding DnaD domain-containing protein; amino-acid sequence: MVNWKSVVNAGSTSINNLLIQHFQDLKLTSEEFVLFVNLKMFQELGVKFPSTAQLTHNTGFSAAQIYQLTQSLIDKKLIKIQSQTSENHKFQDYYDLSPVYEALQNLQESSKPAQKDDAAQTIFQKIEVEFGRPLSPIERQTIQEWLTQDNYSPEIINLALKEAVLNQVYSLKYIDRILINWEKQHITTAAQLQNNKSHYGGN
- a CDS encoding endonuclease III domain-containing protein: MLSAPQINQAFQIILKEFPNAGPSLQAQSNFQYLIAVLLSAQTTDKSVNQVTPKLFQQFPTPQAMATATISEIEPLIKSIGLYHNKARYLVACAQNLCRHFNGEVPSVKSQLVTLPGVGTKTANVVLADCFGIPAFAVDTHVSAISKRLHFVSSTATVNQIERRITSALPDNLWIRGHHALIELGRKYNFHNEKQIQDLLIVQICDQWELSNQK
- a CDS encoding transglycosylase domain-containing protein — encoded protein: MANSRIEKYHRQKKPQKSHHKGLKYLLNAILALIVIMVVVFVYYGISAPRVNSEILQSGGSSTIYDHKGQEITTLGNENRTYITIDKVPQSMKDAIISTEDRHFYQEHLGFNPFRIFMAAINNLRGDSIQGGSTLTQQLIKLSVFSTKKSDQTLKRKMQEVWLAVKVERNFSKDQILEYYLNKVYLANGTYGFQTAAHYYFGKNLNQLTLEQMALLAGMPQAPNNYDPYKNPDAAKTRRDLVLKAMYNNHKITLEQAQNAKNTPITSGLKAYRPNTGVGENKLIVDPYIKEVIHEVKAKGFDPYRDNLKITVNMDTKVQKRLYEIVNSDEIAFPNNLFQTGVSVVDPNNGAVIAMIGGRKLGDVQLGLNRAVQTSRSNGSTMKPILDYAPAIEYLHWPTNQIVRDTPYTYPGTNISLNNWDYSYMGNITMRTALAESRNVPAIRTLGTVGFDRARKFARNMGINVPQNEGLSAGIGSEVSSLQLASAYSAFANGGTYYKPSYVSKIQTIDGFNHHYDPTGKKVMSEATAYLITDILKDVVKPTGMGSQAYISGLYQAGKTGSSNYSNEEIARNPSLANMSKDTLFTGYTKNYAIGVWTGYDQPNIHGLDATQQKIAAQIYQHLMRYLAAHSNNQNWNKPYSVVRVAGTNILYIRHHRPNNIPAHSTINNNNDNSANEVVPNRGRRAHSNNSAEFGTDDDNRSNSDWDNNSNSNNNNSTNSSPDTTTPPTNGNSATNPNNNTDNNSNSTTPPASNTPPVAPPANNGQPPTQ